From Candidatus Desulfofervidus auxilii, a single genomic window includes:
- the aroQ gene encoding type II 3-dehydroquinate dehydratase: MKRILILNGPNLNLLGERETSFYGNLRLEEINEMIKIEAEKYGLEVDFFQSNYEGALVEAIQKAKGKYDVIIINPAAYTHTSIAIRDAILAVNIPTIEVHLSNIYKREPFRHHSYISDVAIGQICGFGAQSYLLAIKAAAAISQQK; the protein is encoded by the coding sequence ATGAAGCGCATTCTTATATTAAACGGCCCAAATCTTAATTTATTAGGAGAAAGAGAAACTTCTTTTTATGGCAACTTAAGACTTGAAGAGATTAATGAAATGATTAAAATTGAGGCAGAAAAATATGGATTAGAAGTAGATTTTTTTCAATCAAATTATGAAGGGGCTTTAGTAGAGGCTATACAAAAGGCAAAAGGGAAATATGATGTAATTATTATTAATCCTGCAGCTTATACACATACAAGTATTGCTATAAGAGATGCTATTTTGGCTGTAAATATCCCAACTATTGAAGTACATCTTTCAAATATTTATAAAAGAGAACCTTTTAGACATCATTCTTATATTAGTGATGTAGCTATTGGTCAAATTTGTGGTTTTGGAGCTCAAAGTTATCTATTAGCAATAAAAGCGGCTGCTGCAATTTCTCAACAAAAATAA
- the efp gene encoding elongation factor P gives MYTTSDIRRGLKIEFKGEPYEIIEFLHVKPGKGQAFVRTKLKNLITGAVIEHNFRTSDRIPRPNLEEKEMQFLYREDEHFCFMDLETYDQIFMEADRLGEQKKFLKENLVVKILFFNEKPVAIELPTTVDLEVIETEPGVRGDTATGGSKPAKLETGAVVQVPLFINEGDIIRIDTRTGEYVERISSK, from the coding sequence ATGTATACAACTAGTGATATTCGTCGAGGGCTTAAAATTGAATTTAAAGGTGAACCTTATGAAATTATAGAGTTTCTCCATGTAAAGCCAGGAAAAGGGCAAGCATTTGTACGTACAAAATTGAAAAATTTAATAACAGGGGCAGTTATAGAACACAATTTTCGCACAAGTGACCGTATCCCTAGACCAAATTTAGAAGAGAAAGAAATGCAATTTTTGTATAGAGAAGACGAACATTTTTGTTTTATGGATTTAGAAACTTATGATCAAATATTTATGGAAGCAGACCGTTTAGGGGAACAAAAAAAATTTTTAAAAGAAAATCTTGTTGTAAAAATTTTATTTTTTAATGAAAAACCTGTAGCTATTGAATTACCTACTACAGTAGATCTTGAAGTAATAGAAACAGAACCTGGAGTAAGAGGCGATACAGCTACTGGAGGTAGTAAACCTGCTAAGTTAGAAACAGGTGCAGTAGTGCAAGTACCACTTTTTATAAATGAAGGTGATATTATAAGGATAGATACAAGAACAGGTGAATATGTAGAACGTATCTCGAGCAAATAA
- a CDS encoding aldehyde ferredoxin oxidoreductase: MNTILRINMDNLEVKKEDVPEIYRKYGGRGLSSVIVNKEVLPTCHPLGKHNKLIFAPGLLSGTNAPSAGRLSVGAKSPLTWTIKETNVGGEAANALGKLGIKGIIIEGTPKDGKTYCLYITKEKTELIPALELKGLGNYETTDKIKEKFGNKVAIISIGQAGEYRLAAASVAVTDMEGRPTRHAGRGGLGAVMGSKGIKAIIIDAKDADGPNFSNKEQFKEAVKRFSEALTKHPVTGQGLPTFGTNVLMKVINEAGALPTRYFKSGQFEGVEAISGERQYEIIKERGGKIGHPCHAGCVIRCSRIYLDKKGEYLTKGPEYETVWAHGPNLGISDLDAIAQMDRLADDYGLDTIEMGNAIAAAMEAGLIAFGDAEGAINLYHEVAKGTYLGRIVGNGLVSVAKAFGLSKIPAVKGQSLPAYDPRAIKGIGVTYATSTMGADHTAGYTVATNVLGLGGKVDPLSKEGQVDLSKKLQVATAALDCTGLCLFCAMMMLENQKSWDDVVTMINARYGWKWTQHDLFTLGEEVIKLERDFNLRAGFTPVHDSLPEFFLEEPLPPHNTVFDVSNEEMQVVFEL; the protein is encoded by the coding sequence ATGAATACTATTTTAAGAATTAATATGGACAATTTAGAGGTAAAAAAGGAAGATGTACCAGAAATTTATCGCAAATATGGTGGAAGAGGACTTAGTTCTGTTATAGTTAATAAAGAAGTATTACCTACATGTCATCCTTTAGGTAAACATAACAAATTAATTTTTGCACCTGGTCTTCTAAGTGGAACAAATGCTCCAAGTGCTGGAAGACTTTCTGTGGGAGCAAAAAGCCCACTTACTTGGACAATTAAGGAAACAAATGTTGGTGGGGAAGCAGCTAATGCTTTAGGGAAATTAGGAATAAAAGGAATAATCATTGAAGGGACACCAAAGGATGGAAAGACTTATTGTCTTTATATAACAAAGGAAAAAACAGAACTTATTCCAGCGCTTGAATTAAAGGGATTAGGTAATTATGAAACAACAGATAAAATTAAAGAAAAATTTGGAAATAAAGTAGCTATTATTTCTATTGGTCAAGCAGGTGAATATCGATTGGCAGCTGCCAGTGTGGCAGTAACTGATATGGAAGGACGTCCAACTCGCCATGCAGGAAGAGGAGGACTTGGAGCAGTGATGGGAAGTAAAGGAATTAAGGCTATTATTATTGATGCTAAAGATGCAGATGGGCCTAATTTTTCAAATAAAGAGCAATTTAAAGAAGCAGTTAAAAGATTTAGTGAAGCTTTAACAAAACATCCAGTAACAGGACAAGGATTACCAACTTTTGGCACAAATGTTCTTATGAAAGTGATAAATGAAGCTGGTGCTTTACCTACCCGTTATTTTAAATCAGGACAGTTTGAGGGAGTTGAGGCAATAAGTGGTGAAAGGCAATATGAAATTATTAAAGAAAGAGGAGGAAAAATTGGACATCCCTGTCATGCTGGATGTGTTATTCGCTGTTCAAGGATATATTTGGATAAAAAAGGAGAATATCTTACTAAAGGGCCAGAATATGAAACTGTATGGGCACATGGCCCAAATTTAGGTATTTCTGACCTTGATGCCATTGCTCAGATGGATAGATTGGCTGATGATTATGGTTTAGATACTATTGAAATGGGCAATGCCATTGCTGCTGCTATGGAGGCAGGTTTAATTGCTTTTGGTGATGCTGAGGGAGCTATTAATTTATATCATGAAGTAGCTAAAGGTACTTATTTAGGCAGAATTGTTGGAAATGGATTGGTAAGTGTAGCAAAAGCTTTTGGACTTTCTAAAATACCAGCAGTAAAAGGACAATCTTTACCTGCCTATGATCCAAGGGCAATAAAGGGCATTGGTGTTACTTATGCTACCTCAACAATGGGGGCAGATCATACTGCTGGTTATACTGTAGCTACTAATGTTTTAGGATTAGGTGGTAAAGTTGATCCATTGAGCAAAGAAGGGCAAGTAGACCTTTCCAAAAAATTACAAGTAGCTACAGCTGCTTTGGACTGTACAGGACTTTGTCTTTTTTGTGCAATGATGATGCTAGAAAACCAAAAATCATGGGATGATGTAGTAACTATGATTAATGCACGGTATGGGTGGAAATGGACACAACATGATTTGTTTACTTTAGGGGAGGAAGTAATTAAACTAGAAAGAGATTTTAATTTAAGAGCAGGTTTCACTCCAGTTCATGATAGCTTACCAGAATTCTTTTTAGAAGAACCACTTCCACCCCATAATACTGTATTTGATGTCTCAAATGAAGAAATGCAGGTGGTGTTTGAGCTGTGA
- a CDS encoding aconitate hydratase — translation MGKTLTQKILETHLVSGKYIPGEEIAIHIDQTLTQDATGTMCYLQFEAMGIPRVRTKLSVSYIDHNTIQAGFENPDDHKYLQTVAAKYGIILSRAGNGICHQVHLERFAKPGQTLLGSDSHTPTAGGVGMVGIGAGGLDVAVAMAGGPFHMVCPKVVGIHLIGKLQPWVSAKDVILKVLELFGTKGNVGWVFEYMGEGAKALTVPERATITNMGAECGVTFSIFPSDEVTYRFLKSQAREIDWVPLSPDEDAKYDKEIEINLNEIVPLIACPHSPGNVKKVEEVAGIPVDQVCIGSCTNSSYRDLMIVAEMLDGKRCHPNVSFVVAPGSRQVLRMLAKNGALDKLIAAGARVAECACTFCIGNSFAPRSNGVSLRTINRNFLGRCGTKTAQVYLVSPETAAAAVITGKITDPRTLDIPYPKIEMPEQFLIDDSMFIHPSPEPEKIEIYRGPNIGEPPKNEPMPEKIDGVVTIKVGDEITTDHIIPAGSRMKYRSNVPKYAEFVFEVIDPDFHKRAKAYKEQGKHNIIVGGLSYGQGSSREHAAICPMYLGVKAVIAKSFERIHAANLINFGIAPLLFKDEADYEAIEQGDEIEIPDIREKIKTGEDLTVINKTKGKEFKVIYKLSDREKEILLAGGTLAYMKNKA, via the coding sequence ATGGGTAAAACATTAACTCAAAAGATTTTAGAGACCCATTTAGTGTCAGGGAAATATATACCAGGTGAAGAAATAGCTATCCATATTGATCAGACTTTGACTCAGGATGCTACTGGTACAATGTGTTATTTACAATTTGAGGCAATGGGTATTCCTCGAGTAAGAACAAAGCTTTCAGTAAGTTACATTGATCACAATACCATTCAAGCAGGTTTTGAAAATCCAGATGATCACAAATATCTTCAAACAGTTGCTGCTAAATATGGGATTATTCTTTCAAGAGCTGGTAATGGTATTTGTCATCAAGTTCATTTAGAGCGTTTTGCTAAACCAGGACAAACCCTATTAGGTTCAGATAGTCATACTCCCACTGCAGGCGGTGTTGGGATGGTAGGTATTGGCGCAGGTGGATTGGATGTAGCTGTTGCTATGGCTGGTGGGCCTTTTCATATGGTCTGTCCAAAGGTGGTAGGGATTCATCTTATTGGTAAGCTTCAGCCATGGGTAAGTGCAAAGGATGTAATTCTTAAAGTTCTTGAGTTATTTGGCACAAAAGGAAATGTTGGATGGGTATTTGAATATATGGGAGAAGGTGCAAAGGCATTAACTGTGCCTGAACGAGCAACTATTACTAATATGGGTGCTGAATGTGGTGTAACTTTCTCTATCTTTCCAAGTGATGAAGTTACTTATAGATTTTTAAAATCTCAAGCAAGAGAAATAGATTGGGTGCCACTTTCACCTGATGAAGATGCAAAATATGACAAAGAGATAGAGATAAATCTAAATGAGATTGTTCCACTTATTGCCTGTCCACATAGCCCAGGAAATGTCAAAAAAGTGGAAGAAGTTGCAGGCATACCTGTAGATCAAGTATGCATTGGCAGTTGTACTAATTCTTCTTATCGAGATTTGATGATTGTTGCAGAGATGCTTGATGGCAAAAGGTGTCATCCTAATGTGAGTTTTGTTGTAGCACCAGGTTCAAGACAAGTTTTGAGAATGTTAGCCAAAAATGGTGCTTTAGATAAATTGATTGCAGCTGGTGCTAGGGTCGCTGAATGTGCATGTACTTTTTGTATCGGAAATAGTTTTGCCCCAAGAAGTAATGGTGTTTCACTACGTACTATAAATAGAAATTTTTTGGGTCGTTGTGGAACAAAGACAGCTCAAGTATATTTGGTAAGTCCTGAAACTGCTGCTGCCGCTGTAATTACAGGTAAGATTACAGATCCCCGTACTTTAGATATTCCTTATCCAAAGATTGAAATGCCTGAGCAGTTTCTTATTGATGATTCTATGTTTATTCATCCCTCTCCTGAACCAGAAAAGATTGAGATTTATCGTGGGCCAAATATTGGTGAACCACCTAAAAATGAACCTATGCCAGAAAAGATAGATGGAGTAGTAACGATAAAAGTAGGTGATGAAATTACAACTGATCACATTATTCCTGCTGGTAGTCGGATGAAGTATCGTTCAAATGTGCCAAAATATGCAGAGTTTGTATTTGAAGTAATTGATCCTGATTTTCACAAAAGGGCAAAGGCATATAAAGAGCAAGGAAAACACAATATTATTGTTGGTGGCTTAAGTTATGGACAGGGTTCTTCTAGAGAACATGCAGCTATCTGTCCTATGTATTTGGGGGTAAAAGCGGTAATTGCAAAATCATTTGAAAGAATTCATGCAGCTAATCTTATAAATTTTGGTATTGCTCCTTTACTATTTAAAGATGAAGCAGATTATGAGGCAATTGAGCAGGGCGATGAAATAGAGATTCCAGACATTAGAGAGAAAATTAAAACAGGAGAGGATTTAACAGTGATTAATAAAACAAAAGGTAAAGAATTTAAAGTAATTTATAAGTTATCTGATAGAGAAAAAGAGATTTTATTAGCAGGTGGGACTTTGGCTTATATGAAAAACAAAGCTTAG
- a CDS encoding site-2 protease family protein, with product MTSIKLGKIRGIEIHLDFSWFIIFVLLSWTLATYYFPKHYPTWPIGINWGMGILASFFLFASVLFHELAHSVVAQKQGEEVRRITLFILGGVAQIAKEPATPMAEFKMAIAGPLASLILGIFFLFLRIALTSISEPFMALAEYLAFINFLLAGFNLLPGYPMDGGRILRAIVWKFTGNLRKATHLAARAGQAMAFLFIFFGLFQIFSGFWLNGIWMMFIGFFLYQASLRNYQQVMLIEFLKGIKAKDLMSQDFIVVHPETALRTLVDDYILKKGQRSFFVGDDEIVGIVCLDDIKKIEPTNWSIIAVKEIMTPRAHLEVVSPEDDASIVLQRLTSRNIHQMPVLENNRLVGVITRNDLLRWLQVRSEWGE from the coding sequence ATGACTAGTATTAAATTAGGCAAAATTAGAGGTATTGAAATACATCTTGATTTTAGCTGGTTTATTATTTTTGTACTTCTTAGTTGGACACTTGCCACTTATTATTTTCCAAAACATTATCCCACTTGGCCAATAGGTATAAACTGGGGTATGGGAATTTTAGCTAGTTTTTTCCTTTTTGCCTCTGTTTTATTCCATGAACTTGCACATTCTGTTGTTGCTCAAAAGCAAGGAGAAGAAGTAAGACGCATTACTCTTTTTATATTAGGAGGTGTGGCACAGATTGCTAAAGAACCAGCTACTCCTATGGCTGAGTTTAAAATGGCTATTGCTGGGCCATTAGCAAGCTTAATATTAGGCATATTTTTTCTTTTTTTAAGAATTGCTTTAACATCTATTAGTGAACCTTTTATGGCCTTAGCAGAATATCTTGCCTTTATCAATTTTCTTTTAGCAGGTTTTAATTTACTTCCAGGTTATCCTATGGATGGAGGGCGCATCTTACGTGCAATAGTTTGGAAATTTACTGGTAATTTAAGAAAAGCTACGCATCTTGCTGCTAGAGCAGGTCAAGCTATGGCATTTCTTTTTATATTTTTTGGGCTCTTTCAAATTTTTAGTGGTTTTTGGTTAAATGGGATCTGGATGATGTTTATTGGTTTTTTCTTATATCAAGCATCCCTACGGAATTATCAACAGGTAATGTTAATAGAATTTTTAAAAGGAATAAAAGCAAAAGATTTAATGAGTCAAGATTTTATTGTTGTTCACCCAGAAACAGCATTGCGGACATTAGTAGATGATTATATATTAAAAAAAGGGCAGCGATCGTTTTTTGTTGGAGATGATGAAATTGTTGGGATTGTTTGTTTAGATGATATTAAAAAAATTGAACCTACAAATTGGTCAATAATAGCTGTAAAAGAAATTATGACTCCGCGTGCACATTTAGAAGTTGTATCTCCAGAAGATGATGCTTCTATTGTACTTCAAAGATTAACTAGTCGAAATATTCATCAAATGCCTGTATTAGAAAATAATCGTCTTGTAGGAGTTATTACACGCAATGATCTTTTACGCTGGCTTCAAGTAAGATCAGAATGGGGAGAATAA
- the rnr gene encoding ribonuclease R → MGKKKKSKKALTSINITKFLARIGRPITLREICRHFGVKDREKVRKILAELEEKGEVIEISSKRFGLTKKMNLIVGHLSCHPDGYGFVIPENGQKDIFISPRNIKEAMHGDRVLVRVEKKKKGKKYEGEIIRILERRNKYLIGVFETDGQVGFLLPEDERFTTEIIVPLAWAKDAASGQMVIAEIVRFPTIRHGALAKIIEVLGDESLASTQSQIVIFKYNLPTKFSDIAEDEAEEAIKKEIKREERKDLRRISFFTIDGEMAKDFDDAVAIKKEKNGYRLYVSIADVSYYVKPHSALDEEAYQRGNSIYFPDRVLPMLPFSISQGICSLNPGEDRLTITVEMRFNNHGELIDYDIYESIIQSKERLTYCQVQQALNGEKGVIKKKSILRSLNCMAELAEILRKRRIKRGSLDFDLPEPEVFLDILGHPSNILRTKRWFSHQIIEEFMIAANETIAMYLTEKNWPMVYRVHDRPSREKIETFAKFFETLGYSLPKTNMYKPIDFQKLLKQVKGTPHEFLVNRILLRSLKQARYSPYNIGHFGLASNCYTHFTSPIRRYADLMVHRILKRALKNELPKNGLIKYLDRICQHISERERIAMEAEREIVDRLRIQFMLKKIGEEYNGTISGVNSFGFFVELNEVFVEGLVKISSLHDDYYFFDEKTFSLKGKRRKKTFRLGDQVRVRVINVNPRRKEIELHLIDKK, encoded by the coding sequence ATGGGAAAAAAGAAAAAATCTAAAAAGGCACTTACATCTATAAATATTACTAAATTTCTTGCTCGTATTGGAAGACCTATTACTTTACGGGAAATCTGTCGCCATTTTGGAGTAAAAGATAGAGAAAAAGTAAGAAAAATTTTAGCAGAATTAGAAGAGAAAGGAGAAGTAATTGAAATTAGTAGCAAAAGGTTTGGACTTACAAAAAAGATGAACTTAATAGTTGGTCATCTTTCCTGCCATCCAGATGGATATGGCTTTGTTATTCCTGAAAATGGGCAAAAAGATATATTTATCAGTCCTAGAAATATAAAAGAGGCAATGCATGGTGATAGAGTACTTGTAAGAGTTGAAAAAAAGAAAAAAGGGAAAAAATATGAAGGTGAAATTATTCGTATCCTTGAAAGAAGAAATAAATATTTAATTGGAGTTTTTGAAACAGATGGGCAAGTTGGTTTTCTTTTACCCGAAGATGAACGGTTTACTACAGAAATAATTGTTCCTTTAGCATGGGCAAAAGATGCAGCTTCAGGTCAAATGGTAATAGCTGAAATCGTTCGTTTCCCCACAATAAGACATGGAGCACTTGCTAAAATAATAGAAGTTTTAGGAGATGAATCTTTAGCCAGCACACAAAGTCAGATTGTTATATTTAAATATAATTTACCAACCAAATTTTCAGATATTGCTGAAGATGAAGCAGAAGAGGCAATAAAAAAAGAAATAAAAAGAGAAGAACGAAAGGATCTACGTAGAATTTCTTTTTTTACCATTGATGGTGAAATGGCTAAAGATTTTGATGATGCTGTAGCTATAAAAAAAGAAAAAAATGGTTATCGACTTTATGTTTCTATTGCAGATGTATCTTATTATGTTAAACCTCATTCTGCTTTAGATGAAGAGGCTTATCAAAGAGGAAATAGCATATATTTTCCTGATAGAGTTTTGCCTATGTTACCCTTCTCAATCTCACAAGGAATTTGTAGCCTAAACCCAGGAGAAGATCGTTTAACTATAACAGTAGAGATGCGTTTTAATAATCATGGAGAATTAATTGATTATGATATTTATGAAAGTATTATTCAAAGTAAAGAAAGACTAACTTATTGTCAAGTTCAGCAAGCACTTAATGGAGAAAAAGGGGTTATTAAAAAGAAAAGTATTTTACGATCATTAAATTGTATGGCAGAGTTAGCTGAAATTCTTAGAAAAAGGCGTATAAAAAGGGGAAGTCTTGATTTTGATTTACCAGAACCTGAAGTATTTTTAGACATTTTAGGTCATCCAAGTAATATTTTGCGTACTAAAAGATGGTTTTCACACCAAATTATTGAAGAATTTATGATTGCTGCTAATGAAACAATTGCCATGTATCTTACAGAAAAAAATTGGCCTATGGTTTATCGGGTACATGATAGACCCAGTAGAGAAAAAATTGAAACATTTGCTAAATTTTTTGAAACATTAGGATATAGTTTACCAAAAACAAATATGTATAAACCTATTGATTTTCAAAAGCTTTTAAAACAAGTAAAAGGCACACCACATGAATTTTTAGTAAATCGAATTTTATTACGTTCACTTAAACAAGCTAGATATAGTCCTTATAATATTGGCCATTTTGGCTTAGCATCCAATTGTTATACTCATTTTACTTCGCCTATTAGACGCTATGCTGACTTAATGGTGCATAGGATTTTAAAGAGAGCATTAAAAAATGAGCTGCCCAAAAATGGATTAATAAAATATTTGGATAGAATTTGCCAACATATTTCTGAAAGAGAACGCATTGCTATGGAAGCTGAAAGAGAAATTGTAGATAGATTGAGGATTCAGTTTATGCTTAAAAAAATTGGTGAAGAATATAATGGTACCATCTCTGGTGTAAACAGCTTTGGTTTTTTCGTAGAGCTTAATGAAGTATTTGTAGAAGGATTAGTAAAAATATCTTCTTTACATGATGATTATTATTTTTTTGATGAAAAAACTTTTTCTTTAAAAGGAAAACGGCGAAAAAAGACCTTTCGATTAGGTGATCAAGTAAGAGTAAGAGTTATTAATGTTAATCCTCGCCGAAAAGAAATAGAATTACATCTTATAGATAAAAAATGA
- a CDS encoding HAD-IA family hydrolase, whose protein sequence is MKKGFWRKIDWVLLDMDGTLLDKYFDDFFWETLVPQKYAKKYGLSFSEAKAKVMELYRREEGTLNWTDVDFWSKRLDLDIPALKEQVSHLINVHPYVEDFLKFLRQKGKKVALVTNAHYKTLNLKLKRTKLGSYFDRVITAFDIGLPKESKEFWYKLKEILKFNPERTLFIDDTEEPLLAAREAGIKYLFFKSRPSNKLPPKLPLNNFAKIEYFKELMKE, encoded by the coding sequence GTGAAAAAGGGATTTTGGAGAAAAATAGATTGGGTACTTTTAGATATGGATGGTACCCTTTTAGACAAATATTTTGATGATTTTTTTTGGGAAACTCTTGTACCACAAAAATATGCAAAAAAATATGGACTTAGTTTTTCGGAAGCTAAGGCAAAAGTAATGGAGTTATATCGGCGAGAAGAAGGTACATTAAATTGGACAGACGTAGATTTTTGGTCAAAAAGACTAGATTTAGATATTCCAGCTTTAAAGGAACAAGTAAGTCATTTGATAAATGTTCATCCTTATGTAGAAGATTTTTTAAAATTTTTACGTCAGAAAGGAAAAAAAGTAGCACTTGTAACAAATGCTCATTATAAAACTTTAAATTTAAAGTTAAAACGTACAAAACTTGGTTCTTATTTTGATAGAGTAATTACTGCCTTTGATATTGGTCTTCCTAAAGAAAGTAAAGAATTTTGGTATAAACTTAAAGAAATTTTAAAATTTAACCCAGAACGCACATTATTTATTGATGATACTGAAGAACCTTTACTTGCTGCTAGAGAAGCAGGGATTAAATATCTTTTTTTTAAAAGCCGTCCTAGCAATAAATTGCCACCTAAATTGCCATTAAATAATTTTGCTAAAATAGAATATTTTAAAGAATTAATGAAGGAGTAG
- a CDS encoding riboflavin synthase — MFTGLIEGKGKIIRFERSSYGAKIYLMPLFNLNKLKIGESIAVNGVCLTVVKKEKDIFIVEVSPETLSRTTFQFSHVGEEVNLERALRLGDRLGGHFVTGHVDTIGIIIARKERGTHFELTIQIPKEWIQYVVEKGSIAVDGVSLTVNQCFENNFTVNIIPHTAQVTILGKRKIGDKVNIETDLIGKYVAKLLAIREEKKLNENFLKEYGFW; from the coding sequence ATGTTTACAGGATTGATAGAAGGAAAAGGGAAAATTATACGTTTTGAAAGAAGTAGCTATGGAGCTAAAATATATTTAATGCCTTTATTTAATTTAAATAAACTAAAGATTGGAGAAAGTATTGCTGTAAATGGTGTATGCCTTACAGTAGTAAAAAAGGAAAAAGATATATTTATAGTAGAAGTCTCTCCAGAAACCCTTTCTCGCACAACATTTCAATTTTCTCATGTAGGAGAAGAAGTAAATTTAGAACGTGCTTTAAGACTAGGCGATCGTTTAGGAGGTCATTTTGTTACAGGTCATGTGGATACTATTGGTATAATTATAGCTAGAAAAGAAAGAGGAACTCATTTTGAACTCACTATTCAAATACCAAAAGAATGGATACAATATGTAGTAGAAAAAGGATCAATAGCAGTTGATGGTGTAAGTCTTACAGTCAATCAATGTTTTGAAAATAACTTTACTGTTAATATTATCCCTCATACTGCTCAAGTAACTATATTGGGCAAGCGTAAAATTGGTGATAAAGTAAATATTGAAACAGATTTAATAGGAAAATATGTAGCTAAATTACTTGCTATAAGAGAAGAGAAAAAACTTAATGAAAATTTTTTAAAGGAATATGGATTCTGGTAA